ATATTTAAAAAACTGCTGCCGTGATTAGTCAAAGGCAAAAGGAAATAGAACAGGCAAATAAACACTAGCCAAATCAATTATATATTGTTTTTTGTAAATCTTTACACAAAGTATAAATGTCAAGGACAAAACTGAAGGTCTGCAATATTTAAATTTTTACAGTAATCCGTGAAGAAATATGTACAGCAGTTAATTCACAATACATGAAAAATAATCGTGGTTTATCTTTGTTAAAACAGATAGAAATTGAGACAGCACTGCGTGTACTGTACATATATCATACACTATCTTCTTCAGGCTTATCTGAGGGCCTGATCAGAGGAGCTACCCTCTCAGAAATGATGGCCTTACCATTCTCATCCCGTTTGACAGGGTACAACACATAGTGTTGAATTATGAAGAGAACATCGAAGAAAACAGTTTCCTACAAATTCAGGGACATGAAATTTAGTAATATTTTATACTGTGAGAACATGTCAGAAAGCTAACAGGTGACCAAAAACGTATAGTCTGTAAAAGACTAATAACTCATGCTCACCAATGAAAGAAGAGTCTTGCCGATATTTCCATAGAAATTCACTAAAGTGTCTGCAGCACAATTTGTATTGTTAGGAAAAGAATCCAAATATATATACATAACATAGAGCATGACATGAGTTGCAATGAAAGGAAAAATGCAGCTTACGCTGATCAATAGATTGCACACCCATCTGACCAAAGTTCAGCACCCCCCCTGTAAGATCAAGTAAAATATTGCCAATACTCCAACCAACTGTACTCTTCCGCCTGAAGTTCATCACAGCCTAAGGCACATAGGAAACATAATAATGGTTAGAAAGGACACTTAACAACAGCACACCACTTGTATTTATGTACTTATTATATATGCTCTAGTTTAGAAATATCGAAGTGAGAATTTGTACATTATGGAACAAGAAAACTTCATTCAAATGAAATACAAGAACCAATGGAAACTTGACATATCTGGGGTGTTCATATTTAGTTAAGTTTATGTACAATGCTCTCAACTGCTGATTATTGAACGCAGATACATCATGCTGAATTTCAGTGTTCCTTTGTCCATATTTTGTAATTTGTACTACGTATATGATATCACTAGTTCAACATTCACATCAGGAGACAGTCATTTGGTTGTACTCTGTAACTTAAGTAATGATAACAAGTAGTAATACCTGAGGGATGTACTTGACTGTTGTCATCGCAACCTGTATTGAACTGAGATTCAAAAAGATAGGAGCAAAATCAGTCCCACTTTTACGAACAGAAGCAAGATATATCAATTAAAAACATTTAGCTGATAATAACAAGCAATGTTAATAACAGTGAACGTACAAAAAACTTACTTGAATACATCAATAAGCCATAGCCAGTTACTTTTTGGCCAAGCTACAATGAGGCAAACAATAGCAGCTGACCAGACAACAGCAGAGATTGATATGCACACTTTGGAGACTTTCTGGTTTCCACGCTGTATATTTCAAGTTCAAACATTCGATATTAAGTTTCACGATTTAGAAGATGTATCTGCAGTCCCTGAGGACAAGTAAACTAACCTCATAAATAAAAACTTGGTAAAGGGTAAAAGATGTCAAGgccactgcatgtagagagaaagcaACATCATTTGCAGCAACAGGAATCATCTGCATCAAACAATACATTTAGTTAATGTTAATTTTAGGCCTGGGTAGATATAATCTTGATACTACCCCAATTTTTTTTGTAGTTATTGTAGCTATCTAGGTGGAGTTGGTGTTGCGCAATATGTAAATGCCAATGTGGAGGGGCTCTTTACTCCCGCTATCTCCTCCaatacgcacactcgtgcgtattcgagaaaaaagttATTGTAGCTATATATTAGCAAACAATATTAAAAATATAATGATATTAGAGTATCTGTGGCAGCAAATAAATCAAACAAGATTATTAGGTGGCAAATCTAAAAAAATTAATGTTCAAGATTTTAGAACATTAACTACAAACTTCCGAATACAGCATCTATTCAAGATCGATGGGAGTCATGATAATAAAAGAATGACCTAGCGTATTTTGTTTCACAAGTACGTACAACATAACAAAATACATGGAATGGAATCTTTTTCTTTAAAAGTACTAACATGTTATTACAATATAAATGCTACTAATAAAAATATCAAATCATATGTACATCTAGACTTTCTTTGGAATTATCAAACTTGCTAGACATACTAATACAATTTGTAATTATTTGCATCCAATATTTGCCCTGAACAAATAAAAGAAGCCATAAAGAACTATAGATGACAATTACCAAATTCGGTTACACAGAAATGATGTGAAATTTGTCAGCTAAAATTGAGTCTAGAATGGCTTTTAACCAGTTGGTGATTGGTCATAAaatagtcctgatagacatcaacaAGTTGTACTGGCTATAATAATGGCTCTCATGGAGAGTGGCAATCCTAATCATAGCtaacaaaattttaaaaaagtgCAGCTTTCAAAATCACAGTAACATTAAAATCATACAAGCACAAACCATGGATAAGTAGCACAATGGAGTGGTCAAACACAAAGCAAGATCCTTGAGCATACCAATATACTGATTGCTATAAATAccaatgaaaagaaaaaaaaatctatagTACAGCTACCTTGAGTTTCTACCGTTAATCTGTATAGCTAACATAAAGATGCTAAAATGGTCTTCCTGCCTAATTCACATAGAAATAAAAACACACGAGTATAGGGAAGTCCCTTAGGTAAGGATCCAGCCACGTGTTACCCCATCCAAATTAATTGTGCCAATAGAAGTGTGGCTGAAACCATTAGTTTGCCATTTGATCATCAGTCAAATATGCTCTGGGTATGTACCCCAGTAAGACTATTTAGCTTTATAATTCTTCTGGAATACAACAAACTAGAACAGAGACCTTTTGTTCCAGTGCACCTGTTATGATAATTGTGTGTTTAACAAGCATGGCTATTATTTAAAATAAGGACTATGGGTAACTGACCAGACATGATGCAAGATAATAAATATGCTATGACACTGAAAAAATATGTTGCTCCTAAAATTATTCCCACCATGAACTATCCGTAAAAATAAGGCAGTGACGCCTAACCTCTTTATCACCAAACTTGTCATGATACTGTTGCTGGATGAAGGGGCTGAAGAATAGAGCAGCATTGTATATGAGGTAGGAAGAGTGCTTTGTGAAATTCAGCACCAGAAAATCGAAGTTCAGACCGACGACACTGCAATTTGTGAAAACAGGTAAACCACAGAACAAATCTTAAATGATAACATAGATATTTGGATCACTAACATTCTGAGCTGTTGCACAGAAAACCACGATGGGCCTACATCTTTTCTTGTGTCAGAGTACTATTTAAAATAACTGAATTTGCATGTTGAACATAAATACTGAACAAATGTAAAGGTCCAAACGAAAACAACTGAGTTAACAAACTGCCACAATTGCGAAAGGTAAATCTAGGGTGAGGCAAAAGAAGTGCTGATCAAATACTACACAAACTTGACTGGTTGAGTAGAATTGAAACATTACCAAACTATACTTCAAAGTTCAGACTAAAATATAGAGGGAAAAAACTGGAAAATAGTAAGGTTAAACATGCACGCATTTTCAACAACTAAAGGGCATACCAAACTGAGGTGCTAGAAATGTCTACAATGGGTAGATAAGATTATGAGATCTGCATACGTTTTTGAAGGACAAACCAAGAGGATTACACTACAGGGTACACTTCTGCATAAGTCCAAATATGAGAACTCACGCATAACGAATTTAAAACGGCGCCAGTTAGACGGAAGTTTCAGACACAAGTAGCTTTTCTTAGTCATGATGTTTAGCTAGCCATAACTGCAAGAATCGACAACAATCATGATGGAGGGACAACAACgtgtaaatataagatgttttgaataTTTCAATGTGAACTAGGAGTATATACGGAGtagaatgagtgaacaaacacactaaaacgtgtctatatacatacaattcaaaaaaaagttagaacatcttaaatttatgaatggagggagtagtttataagcACGACAAGCAACTACGGTGCGTATATA
This portion of the Triticum dicoccoides isolate Atlit2015 ecotype Zavitan chromosome 7A, WEW_v2.0, whole genome shotgun sequence genome encodes:
- the LOC119330040 gene encoding cystinosin homolog isoform X1, yielding MSSSWNSVGLEVLYQVIGWIAFVAWSFSFYPQVVLNYRRKSVVGLNFDFLVLNFTKHSSYLIYNAALFFSPFIQQQYHDKFGDKEMIPVAANDVAFSLHAVALTSFTLYQVFIYERGNQKVSKVCISISAVVWSAAIVCLIVAWPKSNWLWLIDVFNSIQVAMTTVKYIPQAVMNFRRKSTVGWSIGNILLDLTGGVLNFGQMGVQSIDQHTLVNFYGNIGKTLLSLETVFFDVLFIIQHYVLYPVKRDENGKAIISERVAPLIRPSDKPEEDSV
- the LOC119330040 gene encoding cystinosin homolog isoform X2, which codes for MSSSWNSVGLEVLYQVIGWIAFVAWSFSFYPQVVLNYRRKSVVGLNFDFLVLNFTKHSSYLIYNAALFFSPFIQQQYHDKFGDKEMIPVAANDVAFSLHAVALTSFTLYQVFIYERGNQKVSKVCISISAVVWSAAIVCLIVAWPKSNWLWLIDVFNSIQVAMTTVKYIPQAVMNFRRKSTVGWSIGNILLDLTGGVLNFGQMGVQSIDQHTLVNFYGNIGKTLLSLETVFFDVLFIIQHYVLYPVKRDENDSEYPVLPVQVKDGKDGTAV